One window of the Trifolium pratense cultivar HEN17-A07 linkage group LG2, ARS_RC_1.1, whole genome shotgun sequence genome contains the following:
- the LOC123904208 gene encoding uncharacterized protein LOC123904208: MATPRADNEIEEVEADLHEIQPVLEANEEIQIQPASTEFDDYSRYFDVDGRTKRKGIENRAFRIECYSCEFDVCYCSDDDLSLNIRTHKIVKMMITLFFVMCLVTSSTTANTFDDMDDLELERQLNLINKMSGYIVDCVDINNQPAFSHPLLKKHKLQRKPSFEKQNSETNVNSSSTKFIHVLEKVSCPKGTVPIRRITKDDVNQGKSLFNDHILTQNSIRTYYAELFANAVNGPYYGVSGITSIYNPKVIEGQTSASHIYVENGKGDGNNKITVGWHVSPQLYKNDATHFYSTWTSQNYKDGCYNMLCPGFIQTNRAYYLGSRIANTSSTSGRTKVEMPISLLQDEKTKNWWLLVQDTPIGYFPAHLFSNLVIANRVGWGGLAATPTGTSPPMGSGLFPDKTYIRACYFRYISFQDKNRKKVQPPDYMTRKFLNAPGKCYAIDYYEYDGKEAGYALEFGGPGGNCGN, translated from the exons ATGGCAACCCCAAGAGCAGATAACGAAATTGAAGAAGTGGAAGCAGATCTGCATGAAATTCAACCTGTATTGGAAGCAAATGAAGAAATCCAAATCCAACCAGCATCCACTGAGTTCGACGACTACTCCCGCTACTTTGATGTTGATGGCCGCACCAAGAGAAAAg GCATCGAGAACCGAGCATTCAGAATAGAATGTTACTCTTGTGAATTTGACGTATGTTATTGTAGTGATGATGATTTGAGCTTAAATATTCGCACTCAT AAAATTGTGAAAATGATGATTACATTGTTTTTTGTTATGTGTTTGGTGACAAGTAGTACTACTGCTAACACATTTGATGACATGGATGATTTGGAGTTGGAGAGACAACTAAATCTTATTAACAA AATGTCAGGATACATAGTTGATTGTGTTGATATCAATAATCAACCTGCTTTTAGTCATCCTTTGCTAAAGAAACATAAATTACAG AGAAAACCAAGTTTTGAAAAGCAGAATAGTGAAACAAATGTAAATAGTTCATCAACCAAATTCATTCATGTGCTTGAGAAAGTTAGTTGTCCTAAAGGAACCGTCCCAATTCGAAGGATAACAAAAGATGACGTTAATCAAGGAAAATCATTATTCAATGACCATATCCTAACTCAAAATAGCATTCGTACTTAT TATGCTGAATTGTTTGCAAATGCTGTGAATGGTCCTTACTATGGAGTTAGTGGAATTACTAGTATTTATAATCCAAAAGTTATTGAGGGCCAAACAAGTGCAAGtcatatatatgttgaaaatgGAAAGGGAGATGGTAACAATAAAATTACTGTTGGATGGCAT GTATCTCCACAATTATACAAAAATGATGCAACTCATTTCTACTCAACATGGACG TCACAAAATTACAAGGATGGATGCTACAATATGTTGTGCCCAGGTTTTATTCAAACCAACCGTGCATATTACCTTGGTTCACGCATAGCAAATACATCATCAACTTCTGGTAGAACAAAAGTTGAGATGCCCATTTCTCTTTTACAG gatgaaaaaaccaaaaattggTGGTTGCTCGTTCAAGACACACCAATTGGATATTTTCCAGCACATTTATTCTCTAACTTGGTGATAGCTAATAGAGTGGGATGGGGTGGATTAGCAGCAACTCCTACGGGTACTAGTCCTCCAATGGGATCTGGACTTTTTCCAGATAAAACTTACATTCGTGCTTGTTATTTTAGGTATATTTCATTTCaagacaaaaatagaaaaaaggtTCAACCTCCAGATTATATGACACGAAAGTTCCTTAATGCCCCTGGTAAATGTTATGCAATTGATTACTATGAATATGATGGAAAGGAAGCTGGATATGCTCTTGAATTTGGAGGACCTGGTGGTAATTGTGGCAATTAA
- the LOC123907719 gene encoding filament-like plant protein 5 isoform X2 yields the protein MDRRGWPWKKKSSDKITKADIPFVTPDSVGSTLSSVAHLGNQENCTNKNYVQISMESYTRMSGLEDQVVNLEGQVKDLESKLSAAYSELDNKENLVKQHAKVAEEAVSGWEKADAEVVSLRCQLESMTLSKLSVDERATHLDGALKECMKQIRTVKEESEQKIQDVILMKSQQWEKFKLELEAEIDKLDKGLREEARENAALLRSLHESSNKIVKLKEEKSEVESSLELQKKNVQSYEKEINSLKYELHMISKEMDIRNEEKDMIMKSAEVANKQRTEDVRIITNLEGECQRLRGLLRKKLPGPAALAQMKLEVESTRHVISGIHQRKTSSLQESEFLNMSKQLELFEEETKRLKEALASSKAELQASRNLNTTTVGRLKSLEAEVQVLYQERSSQKSNLAINYQNSSSRICSNSPSITSISDGWHEDPESPVESSTDSTSDHFHVRRVRSSVKFESHKSETISELMDDFLEVEKMASSSDNDSVQIADKVKNDSEDKQLKSNDALVEIQLKCMTESYKSLQTHVEELEAENKFLKEKIDELKNDLEEEKQCHHDILVRYKEIEEKMPRDKCLLCASNSEANNDINTRKDTELAAAEKKLAECQETLHVLGRQLQAMSPQIGSKRLQTNESSVKPNYGWSNSNGSYNNSDEIDHAEAYSVSSNSDIQGVNDEFSSSHNFGSMSCLSDAECNISVNSSTESSQSCYMLTESHSHSSGSATGKQHAHGSSHFFSSKEKTSH from the exons ATGGACCGTCGAGGTTGGCCGTGGAAGAAAAAATCGTCCGATAAAATCACAAAGGCGGATATACCATTTGTTACACCTGACTCTGTTGGTTCCACCTTATCTTCTGTGGCACATTTAGGAAATCAG GAAAACTGCACAAATAAGAACTATGTTCAAATTTCAATGGAGTCATACACGCGTATGTCTGGATTGGAAGATCAAGTTGTGAACCTGGAGGGTCAAGTAAAAGATTTGGAATCAAAGCTATCAGCAGCTTATTCAGAGTTAGATAACAAGGAAAATCTGGTTAAACAACATGCAAAAGTTGCCGAGGAAGCAGTCTCAG GTTGGGAGAAAGCTGATGCAGAAGTAGTTTCCTTAAGATGTCAACTTGAATCGATGACCCTCTCAAAGCTTAGTGTTGATGAGAGAGCAACTCACTTAGATGGAGCTCTGAAAGAATGCATGAAGCAGATAAGAACTGTAAAGGAGGAAAGCGAGCAGAAAATACAGGACGTGATTCTAATGAAATCTCAACAGTGGGAGAAATTCAAGTTAGAGCTTGAAGCAGAAATAGACAAATTGGATAAAGGACTTCGTGAAGAAGCTCGTGAAAATGCTGCACTTCTGAGATCACTACATGAAAGTTCGAATAAAATAGTGAAACTAAAAGAAGAAAAGTCTGAAGTTGAGTCCTCGTTAGAGCTTCAAAAGAAGAATGTTCAGTCatatgaaaaagaaataaattcattGAAGTATGAGCTGCATATGATTTCTAAGGAGATGGATATCCGCAATGAAGAGAAAGACATGATTATGAAATCAGCAGAAGTGGCAAACAAACAACGCACTGAGGATGTTAGGATCATTACCAATCTAGAGGGAGAGTGCCAACGGCTTCGCGGTCTTTTGCGAAAGAAGTTACCTGGACCTGCTGCATTGGCACAAATGAAGCTCGAAGTTGAAAGTACACGCCACGTCATTAGTGGAATCCATCAAAGAAAAACAAGTAGCTTGCAAGAATCCGAGTTTCTTAATATGTCGAAACAATTGGAGttgtttgaagaagaaacaaagagattgaaagaAGCTTTGGCCTCAAGTAAAGCTGAACTGCAGGCTTCTAGGAACTTGAACACTACAACAGTTGGCAGACTTAAGAGCTTAGAAGCTGAGGTACAAGTTCTTTATCAAGAAAGAAGTTCGCAGAAATCAAATTTGGCAATTAATTACCAAAATTCTTCAAGTAGAATTTGTAGCAATTCACCAAGCATCACTTCTATATCTGATGGTTGGCATGAGGATCCGGAAAGTCCTGTTGAGTCATCTACAGACTCAACTTCTGATCATTTTCATGTAAGGAGAGTTAGAAGCTCAGTTAAATTTGAGAGTCACAAAAGTGAAACTATCTCAGAACTGATGGACGATTTCCTCGAAGTGGAGAAAATGGCATCTTCATCAGACAATGACAGTGTACAGATTGCTGACAAAGTTAAGAACGACTCTGAAGATAAACAATTGAAATCAAATGATGCTTTGGTTGAGATTCAGCTGAAATGTATGACAGAGTCTTATAAGTCACTTCAAACACATGTAGAAGAGTTAGAAGCTGAAAATAAGTTTCTTAAGGAAAAGATTGATGAGCTAAAGAATGATCTCGAGGAGGAAAAACAATGTCATCACGATATTTTGGTTAGAtacaaagaaattgaagaaaaaatgcCAAG GGACAAGTGCCTGTTGTGTGCATCGAATTCGGAAGCAAATAATGACATCAATACTCGGAAG GATACGGAACTAGCAGCTGCAGAGAAAAAGCTAGCAGAATGTCAAGAGACTCTGCATGTACTTGGCAGGCAATTACAAGCAATGAGCCCACAAATTGGCTCTAAAAGACTTCAAACAAACGAATCATCGGTTAAACCGAATTATGGCTGGTCAAATTCTAATGGCTCCTATAATAACTCAGACGAAATTGATCATGCTGAAGCATACAGTGTATCTTCTAATTCTGACATTCAAGGAGTGAATGATGAGTTTTCATCATCTCACAACTTTGGTTCCATGTCATGTCTATCAGACGCCGAATGCAACATTTCAGTAAATTCTTCAACAGAGTCAAGCCAGAGTTGTTATATGCTTACTGAATCACATTCCCATTCTTCCGGTTCTGCTACCGGGAAACAACATGCACATGGTTCGAGtcactttttttcttccaaagaGAAAACTAGTCACTAG
- the LOC123907719 gene encoding filament-like plant protein 5 isoform X1: protein MDRRGWPWKKKSSDKITKADIPFVTPDSVGSTLSSVAHLGNQQENCTNKNYVQISMESYTRMSGLEDQVVNLEGQVKDLESKLSAAYSELDNKENLVKQHAKVAEEAVSGWEKADAEVVSLRCQLESMTLSKLSVDERATHLDGALKECMKQIRTVKEESEQKIQDVILMKSQQWEKFKLELEAEIDKLDKGLREEARENAALLRSLHESSNKIVKLKEEKSEVESSLELQKKNVQSYEKEINSLKYELHMISKEMDIRNEEKDMIMKSAEVANKQRTEDVRIITNLEGECQRLRGLLRKKLPGPAALAQMKLEVESTRHVISGIHQRKTSSLQESEFLNMSKQLELFEEETKRLKEALASSKAELQASRNLNTTTVGRLKSLEAEVQVLYQERSSQKSNLAINYQNSSSRICSNSPSITSISDGWHEDPESPVESSTDSTSDHFHVRRVRSSVKFESHKSETISELMDDFLEVEKMASSSDNDSVQIADKVKNDSEDKQLKSNDALVEIQLKCMTESYKSLQTHVEELEAENKFLKEKIDELKNDLEEEKQCHHDILVRYKEIEEKMPRDKCLLCASNSEANNDINTRKDTELAAAEKKLAECQETLHVLGRQLQAMSPQIGSKRLQTNESSVKPNYGWSNSNGSYNNSDEIDHAEAYSVSSNSDIQGVNDEFSSSHNFGSMSCLSDAECNISVNSSTESSQSCYMLTESHSHSSGSATGKQHAHGSSHFFSSKEKTSH from the exons ATGGACCGTCGAGGTTGGCCGTGGAAGAAAAAATCGTCCGATAAAATCACAAAGGCGGATATACCATTTGTTACACCTGACTCTGTTGGTTCCACCTTATCTTCTGTGGCACATTTAGGAAATCAG CAGGAAAACTGCACAAATAAGAACTATGTTCAAATTTCAATGGAGTCATACACGCGTATGTCTGGATTGGAAGATCAAGTTGTGAACCTGGAGGGTCAAGTAAAAGATTTGGAATCAAAGCTATCAGCAGCTTATTCAGAGTTAGATAACAAGGAAAATCTGGTTAAACAACATGCAAAAGTTGCCGAGGAAGCAGTCTCAG GTTGGGAGAAAGCTGATGCAGAAGTAGTTTCCTTAAGATGTCAACTTGAATCGATGACCCTCTCAAAGCTTAGTGTTGATGAGAGAGCAACTCACTTAGATGGAGCTCTGAAAGAATGCATGAAGCAGATAAGAACTGTAAAGGAGGAAAGCGAGCAGAAAATACAGGACGTGATTCTAATGAAATCTCAACAGTGGGAGAAATTCAAGTTAGAGCTTGAAGCAGAAATAGACAAATTGGATAAAGGACTTCGTGAAGAAGCTCGTGAAAATGCTGCACTTCTGAGATCACTACATGAAAGTTCGAATAAAATAGTGAAACTAAAAGAAGAAAAGTCTGAAGTTGAGTCCTCGTTAGAGCTTCAAAAGAAGAATGTTCAGTCatatgaaaaagaaataaattcattGAAGTATGAGCTGCATATGATTTCTAAGGAGATGGATATCCGCAATGAAGAGAAAGACATGATTATGAAATCAGCAGAAGTGGCAAACAAACAACGCACTGAGGATGTTAGGATCATTACCAATCTAGAGGGAGAGTGCCAACGGCTTCGCGGTCTTTTGCGAAAGAAGTTACCTGGACCTGCTGCATTGGCACAAATGAAGCTCGAAGTTGAAAGTACACGCCACGTCATTAGTGGAATCCATCAAAGAAAAACAAGTAGCTTGCAAGAATCCGAGTTTCTTAATATGTCGAAACAATTGGAGttgtttgaagaagaaacaaagagattgaaagaAGCTTTGGCCTCAAGTAAAGCTGAACTGCAGGCTTCTAGGAACTTGAACACTACAACAGTTGGCAGACTTAAGAGCTTAGAAGCTGAGGTACAAGTTCTTTATCAAGAAAGAAGTTCGCAGAAATCAAATTTGGCAATTAATTACCAAAATTCTTCAAGTAGAATTTGTAGCAATTCACCAAGCATCACTTCTATATCTGATGGTTGGCATGAGGATCCGGAAAGTCCTGTTGAGTCATCTACAGACTCAACTTCTGATCATTTTCATGTAAGGAGAGTTAGAAGCTCAGTTAAATTTGAGAGTCACAAAAGTGAAACTATCTCAGAACTGATGGACGATTTCCTCGAAGTGGAGAAAATGGCATCTTCATCAGACAATGACAGTGTACAGATTGCTGACAAAGTTAAGAACGACTCTGAAGATAAACAATTGAAATCAAATGATGCTTTGGTTGAGATTCAGCTGAAATGTATGACAGAGTCTTATAAGTCACTTCAAACACATGTAGAAGAGTTAGAAGCTGAAAATAAGTTTCTTAAGGAAAAGATTGATGAGCTAAAGAATGATCTCGAGGAGGAAAAACAATGTCATCACGATATTTTGGTTAGAtacaaagaaattgaagaaaaaatgcCAAG GGACAAGTGCCTGTTGTGTGCATCGAATTCGGAAGCAAATAATGACATCAATACTCGGAAG GATACGGAACTAGCAGCTGCAGAGAAAAAGCTAGCAGAATGTCAAGAGACTCTGCATGTACTTGGCAGGCAATTACAAGCAATGAGCCCACAAATTGGCTCTAAAAGACTTCAAACAAACGAATCATCGGTTAAACCGAATTATGGCTGGTCAAATTCTAATGGCTCCTATAATAACTCAGACGAAATTGATCATGCTGAAGCATACAGTGTATCTTCTAATTCTGACATTCAAGGAGTGAATGATGAGTTTTCATCATCTCACAACTTTGGTTCCATGTCATGTCTATCAGACGCCGAATGCAACATTTCAGTAAATTCTTCAACAGAGTCAAGCCAGAGTTGTTATATGCTTACTGAATCACATTCCCATTCTTCCGGTTCTGCTACCGGGAAACAACATGCACATGGTTCGAGtcactttttttcttccaaagaGAAAACTAGTCACTAG